In a genomic window of uncultured Methanobrevibacter sp.:
- a CDS encoding glutamate synthase-related protein, with the protein MSFTVERKIEICKQNNDRPGCCWYLCDNPKQSACKNCYSCYSNCPHDVYEVINDEPLPIRQENCVGCKICEEMCPTHAIYVRPLADEGRGVWSNSTMVEIKRKSQSGSYKVRGCGLTRKIPTFDDLSILPAQVSRPPIDSYREPCKTSIVLGDRFAENPIEIATPIMIGAMSFGALSKEAKIALAIGSSKAGSIANTGEGGMLPEERHFADKLIAQYASGRFGVSASYLNNAEAVEIKIGQGAKSGMGGHLLAHKVTAEVARVRNIPEGTSALSPARHMDIVGPEDLGMKIDQLREITDWKVPIIVKFAAGRVEQDVKIAAKAGADIIVVDGMQGGTGAGPEVVTEHAGIPTIEAIVKADDALKDINLRSEVSLVAAGGIRSGADVAKAIALGADAVYIATSALISIGCKVCQSCSEGICPKGIATQERMLRRRLDPIRKGQQVANYIDAMTQEVTSLTQQAGNTDIEKLERQDLVALTMEASQLTGVPMVRN; encoded by the coding sequence ATGTCATTCACTGTAGAGCGTAAGATAGAAATATGCAAACAGAATAATGATAGGCCAGGCTGCTGCTGGTATCTGTGTGATAACCCTAAACAGTCTGCATGTAAAAACTGTTACAGCTGTTACTCAAATTGTCCTCATGATGTATATGAAGTAATCAATGACGAACCTCTTCCGATTCGCCAGGAAAACTGTGTGGGATGTAAAATATGTGAAGAGATGTGCCCAACACACGCAATTTATGTCAGGCCTCTTGCAGATGAAGGAAGGGGAGTCTGGTCAAATTCAACAATGGTTGAAATTAAGCGTAAAAGCCAGTCAGGTTCATATAAGGTACGGGGCTGTGGACTGACCAGAAAAATCCCGACATTTGATGACTTGAGCATATTGCCGGCACAGGTGTCAAGACCTCCAATAGATTCATACAGGGAACCTTGTAAGACTTCAATTGTGCTTGGAGACAGATTTGCTGAAAATCCGATTGAAATAGCAACTCCCATTATGATCGGGGCAATGTCTTTTGGTGCATTGAGTAAGGAAGCAAAAATAGCATTGGCTATAGGAAGCAGCAAGGCAGGCTCAATTGCCAACACAGGTGAAGGTGGAATGCTTCCTGAAGAAAGACATTTCGCAGACAAGCTGATTGCCCAATACGCTTCAGGCCGTTTCGGTGTTTCAGCCAGCTATTTAAACAATGCCGAAGCTGTCGAAATTAAAATAGGTCAGGGCGCAAAATCAGGTATGGGTGGACATTTGCTTGCCCATAAAGTAACTGCAGAAGTTGCAAGGGTCCGTAATATTCCTGAAGGAACATCTGCATTGAGTCCGGCAAGACATATGGATATTGTAGGGCCTGAGGATTTGGGTATGAAAATCGACCAGTTAAGGGAGATAACAGACTGGAAAGTACCAATCATTGTAAAATTCGCAGCAGGAAGAGTCGAACAGGATGTAAAAATTGCAGCAAAGGCAGGTGCAGACATTATTGTAGTCGACGGTATGCAGGGAGGAACCGGTGCTGGACCTGAAGTGGTTACAGAGCATGCAGGTATTCCTACCATAGAAGCAATCGTAAAAGCCGATGATGCCTTAAAGGACATTAACTTGAGAAGCGAGGTAAGTCTTGTTGCTGCAGGAGGTATCAGATCCGGAGCTGATGTGGCAAAAGCAATAGCATTAGGTGCAGATGCAGTATATATAGCTACTTCCGCATTGATTTCCATTGGATGTAAGGTTTGTCAAAGCTGTTCTGAAGGAATCTGTCCGAAAGGAATTGCAACACAGGAAAGAATGCTTAGAAGAAGACTTGATCCAATAAGAAAAGGTCAGCAGGTTGCAAATTACATTGACGCAATGACTCAGGAAGTAACTTCCCTGACCCAACAGGCTGGAAATACTGATATTGAAAAGCTTGAACGTCAAGACCTTGTGGCATTGACAATGGAAGCTTCACAACTGACTGGAGTGCCTATGGTGAGAAATTAG
- a CDS encoding Coenzyme F420 hydrogenase/dehydrogenase, beta subunit C-terminal domain: MSKRRIAMVGTPCEIMAASKLQYYTDSPIDVKLGLFCMENFSYKYFVNLLSEYDLKMEDVEKFQIEKGFVFLLLKTKQTVKIPLSVAKRIIRKNCNICVELTSETSDISVGSIGSEDGWSTLIIRTKKGEEIVDGAIKQEFIKARDLTESQFKFLNKLAEGKIAKNLENIERREFLARPVLYQREKSDNSINKENTESNFMDLKYNVIDVGACVLCGACEYACPEDLITIDDTKPRKRGECPEDCHACFRVCPRTFIHEDLRNDNSKPIGDFIKVLSVKSIKHTQGQDGSIVTTLLDYLLSNKIVTDALIVDKKDDLAWKPYAKITNAIDEVVKSGGTKYSVCPVFKPLKYLKEGVN; the protein is encoded by the coding sequence ATGAGCAAACGTAGGATAGCTATGGTTGGAACACCATGTGAAATTATGGCAGCATCTAAACTGCAATATTATACCGACAGCCCTATTGATGTTAAACTGGGCTTATTCTGTATGGAAAATTTTTCATACAAGTACTTCGTAAATCTCTTGAGTGAATACGACTTGAAAATGGAGGATGTTGAAAAATTCCAGATTGAAAAGGGATTTGTATTCTTACTGTTGAAGACTAAACAAACAGTAAAGATACCTCTCTCTGTAGCCAAAAGAATAATCAGAAAAAACTGTAATATCTGTGTTGAACTGACATCAGAGACCTCCGACATTTCAGTAGGGTCCATAGGCTCTGAAGATGGCTGGTCAACATTGATAATCAGAACCAAAAAAGGTGAAGAGATAGTTGACGGAGCAATAAAACAGGAATTCATCAAGGCAAGGGATCTTACAGAATCACAATTCAAATTTCTCAATAAACTTGCAGAAGGTAAAATAGCCAAAAATCTGGAAAACATTGAAAGAAGAGAATTTCTGGCTCGTCCCGTTTTGTATCAAAGGGAAAAATCAGACAATTCAATCAATAAGGAAAATACCGAATCCAACTTCATGGACTTGAAATATAATGTCATTGACGTGGGGGCATGCGTTCTGTGCGGAGCATGCGAATATGCCTGTCCGGAGGATTTGATAACAATTGATGATACAAAACCTCGAAAAAGAGGAGAATGTCCAGAGGATTGCCATGCATGCTTCAGAGTCTGTCCAAGAACATTCATACATGAGGACTTGAGAAACGACAACTCAAAACCGATTGGCGATTTTATAAAGGTATTGTCAGTCAAATCAATCAAGCACACTCAGGGCCAGGACGGTTCCATTGTTACAACTCTCTTGGATTACTTGTTGTCTAATAAAATCGTGACTGATGCTCTGATTGTTGATAAAAAAGATGATCTGGCTTGGAAGCCATATGCAAAAATAACAAATGCGATTGATGAGGTTGTTAAATCAGGGGGAACAAAATATTCTGTCTGTCCTGTATTTAAGCCATTGAAATATTTGAAAGAGGGGGTAAATTAA
- a CDS encoding tributyrin esterase, which produces MKEYVIDAKDMDEKELNRTIKQQAAFHEKLIIDNPESRHNICAGLSEDVSIEINGSAGYFVGTMVNGPKIHITGNAGWFAGDNMTKGELIIEGTAGDGAGQGIYGGTVIVKGSTGSRTGEIMKGGTVIIGGNSGYMTGLLMMGGKLIILGDVTDDVGESIMRGTIYVLGNVKSLGKNAVMEKTTLKDQKELKEILEEYGFELTDIDYTNFKKIVNMQ; this is translated from the coding sequence GATGAAAAGGAATTGAATCGTACTATAAAGCAGCAGGCTGCATTTCATGAAAAGCTCATTATTGACAATCCCGAATCAAGACACAACATCTGCGCAGGTTTGAGCGAAGATGTATCCATTGAAATCAATGGTTCTGCAGGATATTTCGTTGGAACAATGGTCAACGGACCAAAGATACACATCACCGGAAATGCAGGATGGTTTGCCGGAGACAACATGACAAAAGGCGAACTCATCATCGAAGGTACTGCCGGAGACGGTGCAGGACAGGGAATCTATGGTGGAACAGTAATAGTAAAGGGAAGCACAGGTTCAAGAACAGGTGAAATCATGAAAGGCGGAACCGTTATAATCGGCGGAAACAGCGGATATATGACCGGACTTTTAATGATGGGTGGCAAACTCATAATACTTGGTGATGTAACCGACGATGTCGGCGAATCAATTATGAGAGGAACCATATACGTTCTTGGAAATGTTAAAAGCTTAGGAAAAAATGCGGTTATGGAAAAAACCACTCTTAAAGATCAAAAAGAGCTGAAAGAAATTTTGGAAGAATATGGTTTTGAACTGACCGACATTGATTATACAAACTTTAAAAAAATTGTTAATATGCAATAG